One Amycolatopsis thermophila DNA segment encodes these proteins:
- a CDS encoding pyruvate dehydrogenase, which produces MATVAEQMVRILRDCGVRRIYGIVGDSLNPIVDAVRRTPGIDWVHVRHEETAAFAAAAEAQVTGRLTVCAGSCGPGNLHLINGLYDAHRSGAPVLAIASHIPSTEIGTGFFQETHPDQLFAECSHYSELVSQADQMPRLLRIAMQTAVGRGGVSVLTIPGDVSERRAAGSGAETVHVVEPSPVVPREAQIAELAEVLDSDEKVMLFAGAGCRDAHDEVMALAGTLLAPVGHSLGGKEWIQFDNPFDVGMSGLLGYGACYGAMHEADRVVLLGTDFPYDGFLPQAHTVQIDTNPAHLGRRTPLDLAVHGSVKETLAAVLPRLRRRTDRSFLDRMLREHARRLEKVVDAYTRDIERHTPIHPEYAAAILDEVASDDAVFTVDTGMGNVWAARYLTPNGRRRVIGSFRHGSMANALPHAIGAALACPGRQVVSLSGDGGLAMLMGDLLTLSLYDLPVKVVLFNNASLGMVKLEMLVDGLPSYGTDHTPVDFSAIAAACGIPATRVDHPAEIRAALTKAFEQPGPALVELTTDPNAMSIPPKITSEMLRGFALAASKTVLNGGVGKMVELARSNLRNIPRP; this is translated from the coding sequence ATGGCGACAGTGGCCGAGCAGATGGTGCGGATCCTGCGGGATTGCGGCGTTCGCCGCATCTACGGGATCGTCGGCGACAGTCTGAACCCGATCGTCGACGCCGTGCGGCGCACGCCGGGCATCGACTGGGTGCACGTGCGCCACGAGGAGACGGCGGCGTTCGCGGCGGCCGCGGAGGCGCAGGTCACCGGGCGGCTCACGGTGTGCGCGGGTAGTTGCGGCCCGGGCAACCTGCACCTGATCAACGGGCTCTACGACGCACACCGCAGCGGCGCGCCGGTGCTCGCGATCGCCTCGCACATCCCGTCCACCGAGATCGGCACCGGGTTCTTCCAGGAAACCCATCCCGATCAGTTGTTCGCCGAATGCAGCCACTACAGCGAACTGGTGTCCCAGGCCGACCAGATGCCGCGCCTGCTGCGGATCGCGATGCAGACCGCGGTGGGGCGGGGCGGGGTGTCGGTGCTGACCATCCCGGGCGACGTGTCCGAGCGCCGCGCCGCGGGGTCGGGCGCCGAGACCGTGCACGTGGTCGAGCCGTCGCCGGTGGTGCCGCGGGAGGCGCAGATCGCCGAACTGGCCGAGGTGCTCGACAGCGACGAGAAGGTGATGCTGTTCGCGGGCGCGGGCTGCCGGGACGCGCACGACGAAGTGATGGCGCTGGCGGGCACGCTGCTCGCGCCGGTGGGGCATTCGCTGGGCGGCAAGGAGTGGATCCAGTTCGACAACCCCTTCGACGTCGGCATGAGCGGGCTCCTCGGCTACGGGGCCTGCTACGGCGCGATGCACGAGGCGGACCGGGTGGTGCTGCTGGGCACCGACTTCCCCTACGACGGGTTCCTGCCGCAGGCGCACACCGTCCAGATCGACACGAACCCGGCGCACCTCGGGCGCCGGACGCCGCTCGACCTCGCCGTGCACGGCTCGGTGAAGGAAACGCTCGCGGCGGTGCTCCCGCGGTTGCGGCGGCGAACCGACCGGTCCTTTCTGGACCGGATGCTGCGCGAGCACGCGCGGCGGCTGGAGAAGGTGGTCGACGCCTACACGCGGGACATCGAGCGGCACACGCCGATCCACCCGGAGTACGCGGCGGCGATCCTGGACGAGGTCGCCTCGGACGACGCGGTGTTCACTGTGGACACCGGCATGGGGAACGTGTGGGCGGCCCGGTACCTGACGCCCAACGGCCGGCGTCGCGTCATCGGCTCGTTCCGGCACGGCAGCATGGCGAACGCGCTGCCGCACGCGATCGGCGCCGCGCTGGCCTGCCCGGGTCGCCAGGTCGTCTCGCTCTCCGGCGACGGCGGGCTCGCGATGCTGATGGGCGACCTGCTGACGTTGTCGCTGTACGACCTGCCGGTGAAGGTGGTGCTGTTCAACAACGCCTCGCTCGGCATGGTGAAGCTGGAGATGCTGGTGGACGGCCTGCCCTCCTACGGCACGGACCACACGCCGGTCGACTTCAGCGCGATCGCCGCGGCGTGCGGCATCCCGGCCACCAGGGTCGACCACCCGGCCGAGATCCGCGCCGCGCTGACCAAGGCGTTCGAGCAACCAGGCCCCGCACTGGTCGAGCTGACCACCGACCCCAACGCGATGTCCATCCCGCCCAAGATCACCAGCGAGATGCTCCGGGGCTTCGCACTGGCCGCGAGCAAGACCGTCCTGAACGGCGGCGTGGGAAAGATGGTCGAGCTGGCGCGCAGCAACCTGCGCAACATCCCGCGCCCCTGA
- a CDS encoding ATP-binding protein, with product MAGTLPSELTSFVGRRQELSDIRRLLSTARLVTLTGLGGVGKTRLAVRAAIGLKRAFPDGVHFAELASLEDPALLPQTVAAALGLRDEAVEPADRLAQLIGDRQVLLVLDNCEHVTDACATLLGKLLAATSGLRVLATSRQRLSVEGEHLLPVEPLSLPEPAGAAEGSNGWDAISLFADRAAAVSPGFAVDAGTEELIATICRRVEGLPLAIELAAVWLRTLSLTELNDRLADRFALLTEASRTAPPRQQGLEALVDWSYRLCLPAEQRVWERLSVFRGGFDLPAAEYVCVGDGIDGGEVLSLLAGLVDKSVLVRERETYGHSARYRMLETLAEFAAARLADTGTPAESARRHRDYYRELARRFTREKITARQQDWITRLQDDHANLRAALESWLEEPDPRPALEMAGNLSTFWIAGGHLVEGSRWLNRVLERDGGPSVERARALHASLLTCTWLGVRKGFAGRLREYRSVAADLADPVVDAELLVCEGVSRYFLGDPERSCALLEEAHEACRRLGSDGLALQILPYLALARFVLGEPNAEEAGEQAVELCAAHGDPPWYTALARWVLGLAVWRRGDLRRAERLQRDAIRLREPAGDHSGIALSLETLAWCAAADRRFTRAARLLGAAATAWRLSGAGRIEPALQQVSETEAALPAREALGRAAFEQEHARGAAMSFEKAVAFALDERRAPAAPETNSRNPLTARESEIAGLVAKGLSNRQIAGQLVISQRTAETHVEHILAKLGFTSRSQIAAWITANDT from the coding sequence GTGGCGGGCACACTTCCGAGCGAGCTCACGAGCTTCGTCGGACGTCGGCAGGAGCTCTCCGACATCCGGCGGCTGCTCTCCACCGCGCGCCTGGTGACGCTCACCGGGCTCGGCGGGGTCGGCAAGACCCGGCTCGCGGTGCGGGCGGCCATCGGGCTCAAGCGCGCCTTCCCGGACGGCGTCCACTTCGCCGAACTGGCCTCCCTCGAGGACCCGGCGCTGCTGCCGCAGACCGTCGCCGCCGCGCTCGGCCTGCGGGACGAGGCCGTCGAGCCCGCCGACCGGCTCGCCCAGCTCATCGGTGACCGGCAGGTCCTGCTGGTCCTGGACAACTGCGAGCACGTCACCGACGCGTGCGCGACCCTGCTGGGCAAGCTGCTCGCCGCGACGAGCGGCCTGCGGGTGCTGGCGACCAGCCGCCAGCGGCTGTCCGTCGAGGGCGAGCACCTGCTGCCGGTGGAGCCGCTCAGCCTGCCCGAACCGGCCGGTGCCGCCGAGGGGTCGAACGGCTGGGATGCGATCTCGCTGTTCGCCGACCGCGCGGCGGCGGTGTCGCCGGGGTTCGCGGTCGACGCCGGGACCGAGGAGCTGATCGCCACGATCTGCCGTCGCGTCGAGGGTCTGCCGCTGGCCATCGAACTGGCCGCGGTGTGGCTGCGCACGCTGTCGCTGACCGAGCTCAACGACCGCCTCGCCGACCGCTTCGCGCTGCTCACCGAGGCCTCCCGGACCGCGCCGCCGCGCCAGCAGGGGCTGGAGGCACTGGTCGACTGGAGCTACCGGCTGTGCCTGCCCGCCGAACAGCGGGTGTGGGAGCGGCTTTCGGTGTTCCGCGGCGGCTTCGACCTGCCCGCCGCGGAGTACGTGTGCGTGGGCGACGGCATCGACGGCGGCGAGGTGCTGAGCCTGCTCGCCGGACTGGTCGACAAATCGGTTCTGGTACGCGAACGGGAGACGTACGGGCACAGCGCGCGCTACCGGATGCTCGAGACGCTCGCCGAGTTCGCGGCCGCCCGCCTGGCCGACACCGGCACCCCGGCCGAATCGGCCCGGCGGCACCGCGACTACTACCGCGAGCTCGCCCGGCGCTTCACGCGGGAGAAGATCACGGCGCGCCAGCAGGACTGGATCACGCGGCTGCAGGACGACCACGCGAACCTGCGCGCCGCGCTGGAGTCGTGGCTCGAGGAGCCGGATCCGCGGCCCGCGCTGGAGATGGCCGGGAACCTGTCGACGTTCTGGATCGCGGGCGGGCACCTGGTGGAGGGCAGCCGGTGGCTGAACCGCGTGCTCGAGCGCGACGGCGGCCCCTCGGTGGAACGGGCCCGCGCGCTGCACGCCTCGCTGCTGACCTGCACGTGGCTGGGAGTGCGCAAGGGGTTCGCCGGGCGGCTGCGGGAGTACCGGAGCGTCGCCGCCGATCTGGCCGACCCGGTGGTCGACGCCGAACTGCTCGTGTGCGAGGGCGTGTCCCGGTACTTCCTGGGCGATCCGGAGCGGAGCTGCGCCCTGCTGGAGGAGGCGCACGAGGCGTGCCGCAGGCTCGGGTCCGACGGGCTGGCGTTGCAGATCCTGCCCTACCTCGCGCTGGCCCGCTTCGTGCTCGGCGAACCGAACGCCGAGGAGGCGGGCGAGCAGGCGGTCGAACTGTGCGCGGCGCACGGCGACCCGCCCTGGTACACCGCGCTCGCGCGGTGGGTGCTGGGGCTGGCGGTGTGGCGGCGCGGCGACCTGCGGCGCGCGGAACGGCTGCAGCGCGACGCGATCCGCCTGCGCGAGCCGGCCGGCGACCACTCGGGTATCGCGTTGAGCCTGGAGACGCTGGCGTGGTGCGCGGCCGCGGACCGGCGGTTCACCCGCGCCGCCCGCCTGCTCGGCGCGGCCGCGACCGCGTGGCGGCTCTCCGGCGCCGGGCGCATCGAACCGGCGCTGCAGCAGGTGTCGGAGACCGAGGCGGCGCTCCCGGCCCGCGAGGCGCTGGGACGGGCGGCGTTCGAACAGGAACACGCGCGCGGGGCGGCGATGTCGTTCGAGAAGGCGGTGGCCTTCGCCCTGGACGAGCGGCGGGCGCCCGCCGCTCCGGAGACCAACTCGCGCAACCCGCTCACCGCCCGCGAGTCCGAGATCGCCGGGCTCGTCGCGAAGGGCCTGAGCAACCGGCAGATCGCCGGGCAGCTGGTGATTTCCCAGCGCACGGCGGAAACCCACGTCGAACACATCCTGGCGAAGCTCGGATTCACCTCCCGCAGCCAGATCGCGGCCTGGATCACGGCCAACGACACCTGA
- the ku gene encoding non-homologous end joining protein Ku, which yields MRSMWKGSVSFGLVTIPINLYAATENKNVSLRQVHVTDGGRIQYKRFCTIDGEEVPYADIAKGYETDDGGMVVLTDEDLKDLPLSSSNAIDVLEFVPLEAIDPLHFDRHYYLEPQKAAVKPYVLLRDALHKSGHVAIAKVALRQRETLALLRVHADVMVMTTMLWPDEVRTPDFGFLRDELPQVRPQELSMAGSLIDSLSEPVFDPDKYTDSYREALEAVIDAKVAGRKTTKPAGRSPKTDVVDLMAALEASVSEAKKARKPAKRTPAKKPASTSTRSRRSPKSA from the coding sequence ATGCGATCGATGTGGAAGGGCTCGGTGTCGTTCGGGCTGGTCACGATTCCGATCAACCTGTACGCGGCCACCGAGAACAAGAACGTGTCGCTGCGCCAGGTGCACGTCACCGACGGCGGCCGGATCCAGTACAAGCGCTTCTGCACGATCGACGGCGAAGAGGTGCCCTACGCCGACATCGCGAAGGGCTACGAGACCGACGACGGCGGCATGGTGGTGCTCACCGACGAGGACCTGAAGGACCTGCCGCTGTCCAGCTCCAACGCCATCGACGTGCTGGAGTTCGTGCCGCTGGAGGCGATCGACCCGCTGCACTTCGACCGGCACTACTACCTCGAGCCGCAGAAGGCCGCGGTCAAGCCGTACGTGCTGCTGCGCGACGCGCTGCACAAGTCCGGGCACGTGGCGATCGCCAAGGTCGCCCTACGCCAGCGGGAGACGCTCGCGCTGCTGCGCGTGCACGCGGACGTCATGGTGATGACGACGATGCTGTGGCCGGACGAGGTGCGCACCCCCGACTTCGGATTCCTACGCGACGAGCTGCCGCAGGTGCGGCCGCAGGAGCTCAGCATGGCCGGCTCGCTCATCGACTCGCTGTCCGAGCCGGTGTTCGACCCGGACAAGTACACCGACTCCTACCGCGAGGCCCTGGAGGCGGTCATCGACGCCAAGGTCGCGGGCAGGAAGACCACGAAACCGGCGGGCCGCTCGCCGAAGACCGACGTCGTCGACCTCATGGCGGCGCTCGAGGCCAGCGTCAGCGAGGCGAAGAAGGCCCGCAAGCCGGCCAAGCGCACCCCCGCCAAGAAACCCGCTTCGACCTCGACGCGGAGCCGTCGCTCGCCCAAGAGCGCGTGA
- a CDS encoding 2-hydroxyacid dehydrogenase, translated as MTPRVLLPWPDIAVPDGVEAAVYDGTGTPPDVSAVEFYVLPYDSGPEPPQLIAEMPSLKAVQSLSAGVESLLPLIPEGVTLANGRGLHDLSVAEHALALVLAAQRDLPRWFRQQQTGSWDREHTRSLADERVLLVGYGSIGKAVERYLVAGEADVVRVASTAREGVHGIGELPDLLPDASIVILVLPGTPATRGVIGARELAALPDGALVVNVGRGTAIDTAALTAEVAAGRLRAALDVADPEPLPPEHPLWRLPGAIITPHVAGGSDSFYPRAKKLAEQQLARFARGEPLVNVVR; from the coding sequence ATGACGCCTCGAGTTCTGCTGCCCTGGCCCGACATCGCCGTCCCCGACGGTGTCGAGGCCGCGGTCTACGACGGCACCGGCACCCCGCCGGACGTCTCCGCCGTCGAGTTCTACGTGCTGCCCTACGACAGCGGCCCCGAACCGCCGCAGCTGATCGCGGAGATGCCGTCCCTCAAGGCCGTGCAGTCCCTGTCCGCGGGGGTGGAGAGCCTGCTGCCCCTGATCCCGGAGGGTGTCACGCTGGCCAACGGGCGCGGCCTGCACGACCTCAGCGTTGCCGAGCACGCGCTCGCGCTGGTCCTGGCCGCCCAGCGCGATCTGCCGCGTTGGTTCCGGCAGCAGCAGACCGGCTCCTGGGACCGCGAGCACACCCGTTCGCTGGCCGACGAGCGCGTGCTGCTCGTCGGGTACGGCTCGATCGGCAAGGCCGTCGAGCGGTACCTCGTCGCCGGGGAGGCCGACGTCGTGCGCGTGGCGAGCACCGCACGCGAGGGCGTGCACGGCATCGGCGAGCTGCCGGACCTGCTGCCGGACGCGAGCATCGTGATCCTGGTGCTGCCCGGCACCCCCGCCACCCGTGGCGTCATCGGCGCCCGGGAACTGGCGGCGCTGCCGGACGGCGCGCTGGTGGTCAACGTCGGCCGGGGCACCGCGATCGACACCGCGGCCCTGACGGCGGAGGTCGCGGCGGGCCGCCTGCGGGCCGCGCTGGACGTGGCCGACCCGGAGCCGCTGCCGCCGGAGCACCCGCTGTGGCGGTTGCCGGGAGCGATCATCACCCCGCACGTGGCGGGCGGCTCCGACTCGTTCTACCCGCGGGCGAAGAAGCTGGCCGAACAGCAGCTGGCCCGCTTCGCCCGGGGCGAGCCGCTGGTCAACGTGGTGCGGTGA
- a CDS encoding MFS transporter: MESPPLAGTTTLGRQRWLRLIPIVFVTYSLAYLDRSNFSIAAAGGMAEDLGITSSTSGLIGASFFAGYFLLQVPGVLYADRRSVRDLIFWSVLAWGALATLQGLLSSVTLLIVVRFLLGAVEAAVLPALVVLLARWFTKAERGRANAFLILGNPVTVMWLSAASGYLIEATSWRGMFIIEGVPALIWAFFFRAQVRDRPADAPWLDAAERAAVDTAIAGEQAELAETGTRHPLAEALRSPTVLVLAVQYLLWSVGVYGFVFWLPSIVKAGSSAGIGATGLLSAVPYAFAVVAMLLNSRSSDRTTRRIRYVWPSLFGGAVTFYGSYLAGHDAFWLSFPLLVLAGIAMYAPYGPFFAMIPELLPRRTAGVAVALVNAAGALGGFLGTYLVGWLRTATGTDAAAFLMLAGTMAASALVLFAVRPPKRKVA, translated from the coding sequence ATGGAGAGCCCGCCACTGGCCGGGACGACGACGCTCGGCAGACAGCGCTGGCTGCGCCTGATCCCGATCGTCTTCGTCACCTACAGCCTCGCCTACCTCGACCGCTCGAACTTCTCGATCGCCGCGGCCGGTGGCATGGCCGAGGACCTGGGCATCACGAGTTCGACATCGGGCCTCATCGGGGCCTCGTTCTTCGCCGGCTACTTCCTGCTGCAGGTGCCGGGCGTGCTCTACGCCGACCGCCGCAGCGTGCGCGACCTGATCTTCTGGTCGGTCCTCGCCTGGGGCGCGCTCGCCACCCTGCAGGGCCTGCTCAGCTCGGTGACGCTGCTGATCGTCGTCCGGTTCCTGCTCGGCGCGGTCGAAGCCGCCGTACTACCCGCGCTCGTCGTCCTGCTCGCCCGCTGGTTCACCAAGGCCGAGCGCGGCCGCGCCAACGCCTTCCTCATCCTGGGCAACCCGGTCACCGTCATGTGGCTGTCCGCCGCCTCGGGCTACCTGATCGAGGCCACCAGCTGGCGCGGCATGTTCATCATCGAGGGCGTCCCGGCCCTGATCTGGGCGTTCTTCTTCCGCGCGCAGGTGCGCGACCGGCCCGCCGACGCGCCCTGGCTCGACGCGGCCGAGCGCGCGGCCGTCGACACCGCGATCGCCGGCGAGCAGGCCGAGCTCGCCGAAACCGGCACCCGGCATCCCCTCGCCGAAGCGCTGCGCTCCCCCACCGTGCTGGTCCTGGCCGTGCAGTACCTGCTGTGGAGCGTCGGCGTCTACGGGTTCGTGTTCTGGCTGCCCTCGATCGTCAAGGCCGGCTCGTCCGCCGGTATCGGTGCCACCGGCTTGCTTTCGGCCGTGCCCTACGCGTTCGCCGTCGTCGCGATGCTGCTCAACTCGCGCAGCTCCGACCGGACGACCCGGCGCATCCGCTACGTCTGGCCGTCGCTGTTCGGCGGCGCGGTCACCTTCTACGGCTCCTACCTGGCCGGGCACGACGCCTTCTGGCTGTCGTTCCCGCTGCTGGTCCTCGCCGGGATCGCGATGTACGCACCCTACGGCCCGTTCTTCGCGATGATCCCGGAGCTGCTGCCCCGCCGCACCGCCGGTGTCGCCGTCGCGCTGGTCAACGCCGCCGGCGCGCTGGGTGGCTTCCTCGGCACGTATCTGGTGGGCTGGTTGCGCACCGCCACCGGCACCGACGCCGCGGCGTTCCTGATGCTGGCGGGCACGATGGCCGCCTCGGCCCTCGTCCTGTTCGCCGTCCGTCCGCCGAAGAGGAAGGTCGCATGA
- a CDS encoding IclR family transcriptional regulator: protein MADMVGKALRVLSLLGEHPDGVGLSELARRAGYPVSTTHRLLSSLQDQGFARSDPGSKRYVLGLRLFELGQRVSHARGFAGVALPVLRSLTEQTGEPTLMAVLDGHEQVYVHSVHGPRQIQIRGEPGRRGPLHCTSMGKCLVAFSPRREELVSELELAPLAPRTITARDEFAREVESVRARGYAVADEEHEPGIRAVGVPVLGPDGFAIAALSTAAPAYRMSMGELEAFVPALRAAARELGAVLPR, encoded by the coding sequence ATGGCTGACATGGTGGGCAAGGCACTGCGGGTGCTGTCCCTGCTCGGGGAGCACCCGGACGGCGTGGGGTTGTCCGAGCTGGCCCGCCGGGCGGGCTACCCGGTGAGCACGACCCACCGGTTGCTGAGTTCCTTGCAGGACCAGGGTTTCGCGCGCAGCGACCCGGGGTCGAAGCGGTACGTGCTGGGGTTGCGGCTGTTCGAGCTGGGGCAGCGGGTGTCGCACGCGCGGGGTTTCGCGGGGGTGGCGTTGCCGGTGCTGCGGTCGTTGACCGAGCAGACGGGCGAGCCGACGCTGATGGCGGTGCTGGACGGGCATGAGCAGGTCTACGTGCATTCGGTGCACGGGCCGCGGCAGATCCAGATCCGGGGTGAGCCCGGCCGCCGGGGGCCGCTGCACTGCACGTCGATGGGCAAGTGCCTGGTGGCGTTCTCGCCGCGGCGGGAGGAGCTGGTCTCGGAGCTCGAGCTGGCGCCGCTCGCGCCGCGGACGATCACCGCGCGGGACGAGTTCGCGCGAGAGGTCGAATCGGTGCGCGCGCGGGGCTACGCGGTGGCCGACGAGGAGCACGAGCCGGGGATCCGGGCCGTCGGAGTGCCCGTGCTGGGGCCCGACGGGTTCGCGATCGCCGCCCTGTCCACCGCGGCGCCGGCGTACCGGATGAGCATGGGTGAGCTGGAGGCCTTCGTGCCGGCCCTCCGCGCCGCGGCGCGTGAGCTGGGCGCCGTGCTGCCTCGTTGA